The genomic region CGTTCGTCCAGATTCCGGCAGCTAGGCCGAAACGGGTGCCGTTCGCGATGCGCAGCGCATCGGCTTCGTCATCGAATGGGATGACGACGGTGAAGGGGCCGAAGACCTCCTCTTGCGCGATCTCCGAACTCGGATCGACGTCGTAGAGCGCGGTTGGTTCGAGGAAGAAGCCGCGAGGATCGGCGTTTGCCGGCACCGCGCCTCCGACGAGTATCTTCGCGCCGTTTTGCCTTGCTCGCTCGAGCATCGCGAGGATGCGCGTGCGCGAACGCTCCGAGATGACCGGCCCGAGTTGGGTGCGTGGATCGGCCGGGTCGCCGACGCGAATCGCGCGCGCTTTTTCGGCGAATGCGGTGAGAAAACGATCGTACATCGAACGCTGAACGAGGATCCGGGCTCCGCACACGCAGGTTTGGCCCGCACCGATGAACGCGGAGAACGCCGCACCGTTGACCGCGCGCTCGAGCGGCATGTCGTCAAAGATGATAACCGCGCCCTTGCCGCCGAGTTCGAGCGTTGTAAGCGCGAAGTTGCGCGCGGCCGCCGCGCCGATCGAGCGCCCGACGTCGGTGCCGCCGGTAAAGACGATTTTATTGACTCCCGGGTGCGAGGCAAGTGCGGCGCCGGTTTCGATGCCGGTGCCGTTCACGAGATGCACGACACCCGGCGGCACTCCGGCCTCGATGAGTAATTCCACCAGGCGTACCGTGGTGTAGGGGGTTTGTTCGGAGGGCTTGATGACCACGCTGTTGCCGGTTGCAAGGGCCGGCGCCAGGCTCTTGGTGAGGATCATCAGCGGATGGTTGAACGACGGCATGAGTGCGGCCACGCCCAGCGGGACACGCTGCGTGTAGTGAAGGTATGGGCCTTCGATCGGAATGACGGCGCTGCGCTGCGTGAGTGCGAGCGCGGCATTATAGCGATAGAAGTATGGAAGACGGCCGATCTGAGCTCGAGTTTCGGAGATCGGCCGGCCGTTGTTGCGCGTTTCGAGCGTGTAAAACGCCTCTAGTTCGGCTTCGAATAGGTCGGCGAAGCGGTTCAATACTCGCGCTCGTTCGCGAGGTGGTGCGTCTCTCCACGCACCACCTTCGAACGCTTTCGCCGCGGCGCGCACCGCACGGTCGACATCCTGCGCGGTTGCCGCCGCCAGCGTGCCCAGAACCTCGCCGTTAGCGGGGTTACGGACTTCCAGCGTCGCGCCGTTTGAGGCTTCCGTCCACGAACCGTCGATCAGGAGTGGCGCATGCAGCTTCCCGGCGACCGCATTCAAGACGCTCCGACTGCGAAACGCCGGTTCTACCAGCATGGCTTTAGGCTCCCGCCTGAAACGCGACCGGTTCGGCGGCGTTGCGCGCCGGAATCGCGTCGATCTCCTCAAGCCCGCGTTTGCTCGGTTCGATCCCCAACGTCGCGACGACGGCAATCTGCACGATCAACAACGCGACCATGAAAGCCAAGACGCCGGCTACGCCGTTGCGCGTGAAGAGCATAACTACGATCGACGGTACGATTACTGCGGCAGCTCGACCGAACGTGTTGGTGATGCCGCTCGCGCGTAAGCGAATTTCGGTTGGGAATAGCTCCGGAATATAGATTCCGAAGAGGAGCGCGACCAATACGTAGATCGGTACCGTGAGGCAAAAGCCGACCAACGGTAGCAGGATGGGGTCGTGAACGAACGGGTAGATCGAGGCGAATACGATCGAAAGCGCCGATGCCGAAACGATCGTCTTTTTGCGTCCCCACGAATCGGACGTGTACGCGCCGATGAGCGCGCCGATCGGCGCGCCGATCGACATGGTGAGCGCGAAGCCGAACGAGGTGGCGATACTCAGCCCTTCCTTCACGAAGAATGTCGGGATCCAGGTAATGAATCCATACAACCAAGCATTGATGGTAAAGAGCGTTACCAATGCGACGATGGTGCGCGGCAGCAGCGTGCGGCCGAACAGCGCCGAGAGCGGAATGTGAGCGGCCGGGGCGGGCGCCGGGCGTACCGGAGCGAGCGGCGCAACCGTGCGCGACGATGCCTCGAAACGCTCGACGATGGCTTCGGCCTCGGCGGCGCGTCCAACGCTCTCAAGCCAGCGCGGCGATTCGGGTAACTGCTTGCGCAGATACCAAATGACGAGCGCTCCGATGCCGCCGATGATGAACATCGGCCGCCAACCGAAGTGCGGAATGATCCAGGATCCCAGCAACGCCGTTACCGGAAGACCGCTCACGACGAATACCGCGATGAGGCCGAGCCACTTTCCGCGACGCGCGGCCGGTGCGAACTCCGTCATCGTGGAGTAGCCGACGACGTTCTCGGCACCCAAGCCGATCCCCATGATAAAGCGCATCGCGACGAGCCACAGAATCGACGGTGCGAATGCCGCACCGAGCGCGGCCAATCCGAAGATGACCAGATTCGCTTGATAGGTGAATCTGCGCCCGTACTTATCGCCGAGGAAACCGGTGACGATGGATCCGACCATCGTGCCGAGGAACGTGAGCGAAACGAAGAGCGCGGCATCTCCCAGAGTGGCGAAGCCGGTTTTGATGAGGACGCTGATAACCGTCGCCGCAACGTAGATGTCGAAGCCGTCGAAGAACATCCCGGCGCCGACGAGCCACATCACGCGGCGGTGAAGCGGCGAGGTTACGAGCCGGTCCAAACGGGGCCCGGCGTTGACGATGGTGGGTGCGGTCGTCATGGTGGTCTCTCCTAAAAGAAGTCGGCTACCGAAAAGAAGTCGGCTACCGAGCCGACCGACGCAGCAGGGTAGCGCTCGCGACTGCGAGCGCATCGGTTGCCAAACGGCAGTTGGCGTCGAATGATCCTTGGAGCATCGTTCTGAACAGTTCTTTGCATGCGCGTGCCGACGCAGCGTCGATGCGAAGGATACGATCGACAAGCGCGTTCACCGCCGCGTCGAGTTCTGCGATCGGAACGACGTCGTTCACCAAGCCGATCGCTTTCGCGTGCGCGGCGCTGAAGGTCTCTCCGAAGAGGATGAGCGGAAACGCGTCGCGCGGTAACGCGAATTCACCGAGGTAGGCCATAATCGCGGCCGGCGGTAGCCCCGCCCGCATCTCCGGAAATGCCAGCGGCGCGTCTTGCGCGACGATGGCGAAGTCGGCGAGGATGGCGAAGCCCATTCCAAACCCCATGGCCGCACCGTGCACGCGCGCGACCGTGATGAGGGGGGAGTTGCGAAACGCGCGCTTGAGCGCGATGAGACGTTCCGCCTCAGCGCGCATCTCTGCCAAGGTTTGCGCGCTGCGCTCCCGCCCCGTGCAGAATGCTTCGCCGGTGGCTCGCAGAACGAGTACCTTTGCGAGCGGATGGAGAGCTTCTTCGGCGAGCGCTTTCAGAATGGTCTCGAACATCGGCGGGCTAATCTCATTACCGCGCGGCCCATCCAGGGTGATGGTCAAGACATCGTCGGAACGCTCGACGTGCACCGCTCCTGCCCGTTCGGAAGCGGCAGATCCGGGACTGTTGTGAGAGGTTGTAGACACTGTATACAAGAAATACGCGGTATGCATAATGCGATTCCTCCCGAG from Candidatus Dormiibacterota bacterium harbors:
- a CDS encoding MFS transporter; translated protein: MTTAPTIVNAGPRLDRLVTSPLHRRVMWLVGAGMFFDGFDIYVAATVISVLIKTGFATLGDAALFVSLTFLGTMVGSIVTGFLGDKYGRRFTYQANLVIFGLAALGAAFAPSILWLVAMRFIMGIGLGAENVVGYSTMTEFAPAARRGKWLGLIAVFVVSGLPVTALLGSWIIPHFGWRPMFIIGGIGALVIWYLRKQLPESPRWLESVGRAAEAEAIVERFEASSRTVAPLAPVRPAPAPAAHIPLSALFGRTLLPRTIVALVTLFTINAWLYGFITWIPTFFVKEGLSIATSFGFALTMSIGAPIGALIGAYTSDSWGRKKTIVSASALSIVFASIYPFVHDPILLPLVGFCLTVPIYVLVALLFGIYIPELFPTEIRLRASGITNTFGRAAAVIVPSIVVMLFTRNGVAGVLAFMVALLIVQIAVVATLGIEPSKRGLEEIDAIPARNAAEPVAFQAGA
- a CDS encoding aldehyde dehydrogenase, with product MLVEPAFRSRSVLNAVAGKLHAPLLIDGSWTEASNGATLEVRNPANGEVLGTLAAATAQDVDRAVRAAAKAFEGGAWRDAPPRERARVLNRFADLFEAELEAFYTLETRNNGRPISETRAQIGRLPYFYRYNAALALTQRSAVIPIEGPYLHYTQRVPLGVAALMPSFNHPLMILTKSLAPALATGNSVVIKPSEQTPYTTVRLVELLIEAGVPPGVVHLVNGTGIETGAALASHPGVNKIVFTGGTDVGRSIGAAAARNFALTTLELGGKGAVIIFDDMPLERAVNGAAFSAFIGAGQTCVCGARILVQRSMYDRFLTAFAEKARAIRVGDPADPRTQLGPVISERSRTRILAMLERARQNGAKILVGGAVPANADPRGFFLEPTALYDVDPSSEIAQEEVFGPFTVVIPFDDEADALRIANGTRFGLAAGIWTNDIARAHRVASKLIFGMVWINDHHRLDPASPWGGFKDSGVGRETGTESFDAFTEPRAVTVNTSGSNADWYGAETPQRLN
- a CDS encoding enoyl-CoA hydratase/isomerase family protein, producing the protein MHVERSDDVLTITLDGPRGNEISPPMFETILKALAEEALHPLAKVLVLRATGEAFCTGRERSAQTLAEMRAEAERLIALKRAFRNSPLITVARVHGAAMGFGMGFAILADFAIVAQDAPLAFPEMRAGLPPAAIMAYLGEFALPRDAFPLILFGETFSAAHAKAIGLVNDVVPIAELDAAVNALVDRILRIDAASARACKELFRTMLQGSFDANCRLATDALAVASATLLRRSAR